A window from Flavobacterium gyeonganense encodes these proteins:
- a CDS encoding tetratricopeptide repeat protein: MNLKLHLIIFFFVFHICGIFHAQNAQLDSLKRIVEHTKMDTVKADRYNKIADLYKEIDPDLTFSYAQKAIIISLKKEYHFGLATAYVNKGNASIILGNYEGALKFFKKAQVEFETALQKETNKKEDKKRSGTCFYKFRSGLFRTRRLYLIFKKL, from the coding sequence GTGAATCTAAAATTACATCTTATAATTTTCTTTTTCGTCTTTCATATCTGCGGAATATTCCATGCGCAAAATGCTCAGCTGGATAGTTTAAAAAGAATTGTTGAGCATACTAAAATGGATACTGTAAAAGCTGATAGGTACAATAAAATAGCCGATTTATATAAAGAAATCGACCCTGATTTGACTTTTTCCTACGCTCAAAAAGCAATTATTATCAGTTTAAAAAAAGAATACCATTTTGGACTTGCAACAGCTTATGTAAACAAAGGAAATGCTTCTATTATTCTGGGAAATTATGAGGGGGCACTGAAATTTTTTAAAAAGGCACAAGTAGAATTTGAAACCGCATTACAAAAAGAAACGAATAAAAAAGAGGATAAAAAGCGGTCTGGCACGTGCTTTTACAAGTTCAGGAGTGGTCTATTCAGAACAAGGCGATTATACCTCATCTTTAAAAAATTATGA
- a CDS encoding PKD domain-containing protein, with the protein MRKLYFLTLLFILIISTAAYSYNCNDRNNFTNRNCSNFIAPGVDFNFTNDGACSGTPVTFTPIVTGSAPFSYKWDFGDGTTSTEMNPSHNFTAVGCGTQKFTVKLTVTDATGQVNSITKDVFVKEKPDLKFTDLNGSNKPFERCGDNNSNPKYTITVVNSSASASCVTSYNVNWGDGSTETNVTFPKSHEYQKLGSFNMVITGVGNNSCNNSVTYVVKNSNNPIGALIAPGNTTNLCIPVEPMNFAIGSWALNPSDTKYYIDYGDGSQTEPYTQAQLEASVYYNAANPIASQNFPIPHKFTKANCDRGGSTVTLIIRTSCGQTELSAGTIKILDVPVISYTVPKVACVNKGVSFSNSTYAGYTNGCSTVNVYTWDFGDGTPVSREVNPYHVYTKPGKYKVTLSATTPCGAGITPPPQEICVEPVLQPDFTFGNACANNTIQVTNTTDTSLICGAENYSWEVYNYVPGFCGKETFPGSQRGQWDYAPGYNSSSKNPVFIFATPGTYYLRLSTWNSCSIYPQTKEKIIEVKKKPVISIKPISDFCKTATIYPEGKVEETCSPASEITYEWSFPGGTPSSSTLLNPGPINYTKTGNYEAIFKVTNSCGTETKSTRFSVDMVLSPVITPKTAKICSGNSFQVTPVSNGTTDNVPSGTTYVWSNPIVSPPGAISGASAQSSPRTSISQTLINNTASPATVTYTVSPISTSCPGPDFTVTVTVEPTIKVVQTIKNGKCYGSNDGSISIAVSGGTPYATGTPYIISWTSPNGFTSSDQDISNLKAGTYYLSIRDNGGCPFTTSYYVSEPGEFRITGESKNDITCFGLKNGTINTSVTGGTPPYNFVWTKDGSPYPGNSGNLNNLEKGVYQVKITEANNCGGLTGQSFTIIEPPLLEVKWESQVDVLCYGYNTGEINVSSSGGRLPHRYSWTGPNGFRSNLQNLKNLYAGTYNLTVTDNSGCTVPLKVEILQNPEIKLNYSVTHLTCYSVRDGVIKINSITGGVPFATGDPYIIKWSNLGTGMEQSNLSAGNYLITITDALGCPKDFPITVNNAPVFMINPDFQNISCHGANDAHIRLNLVGGQAPLKLEWSDGSTAGIERNNLGPGSYKVKITDAKLCVIEAEYIVVDPLELKIRGDVSNPLDCVKANTGVIDLIVTGGTAPYTYAWSNGATTEDLSQLTPDNYTVTVTDSRGCKKSDTFKIIRFEQLTPTIEVLTDFNCDTRFVDQTFVGHVKGGIPPYTLKWSDGVVSGVNGEIMKTDNKGLIIFTVTDSFGCTMNANHNVVKPVLGVANFSTSSYGKEMFDLYSIYDPVKFTNQATGDFTSTSWDFGDGNFSTETSPEHIYTREGTYTIKQVVNYPFGCQYSYETSILVEKGYKLVMPNAFTPNNDGINDSFAPVFQGLNNVTLDIYDTWGGIIYTESGVNIHGWRGKIKDLDAENGNYYYRITAKTFYNHTVTEKGSLTLIK; encoded by the coding sequence ATGAGGAAACTTTACTTCTTAACATTACTTTTTATTTTAATCATTTCTACTGCTGCCTACAGTTATAATTGTAACGATAGAAATAATTTTACTAATAGGAATTGCAGCAATTTTATAGCACCGGGCGTCGATTTTAATTTTACCAATGATGGTGCCTGCTCGGGAACTCCTGTTACATTTACCCCAATAGTAACCGGAAGCGCACCCTTTTCTTACAAATGGGATTTTGGAGACGGAACCACTTCAACAGAAATGAATCCAAGTCATAACTTTACAGCAGTTGGCTGCGGAACTCAAAAATTTACTGTAAAACTAACAGTCACAGATGCTACTGGTCAGGTAAATTCGATAACGAAAGACGTTTTTGTAAAAGAAAAACCTGATTTAAAATTTACAGACCTGAATGGGTCTAATAAGCCTTTTGAAAGATGCGGGGATAATAACTCAAATCCAAAATACACTATTACTGTTGTAAACAGTTCAGCTTCTGCTTCCTGTGTGACATCTTACAATGTTAACTGGGGAGATGGAAGTACGGAGACAAATGTAACTTTTCCAAAAAGCCACGAATACCAAAAACTGGGTTCTTTTAATATGGTGATTACAGGCGTTGGAAATAATAGCTGTAATAACTCTGTAACGTATGTAGTTAAAAATTCCAATAACCCAATTGGTGCACTTATCGCTCCGGGAAACACAACTAACTTATGTATACCTGTTGAACCAATGAATTTTGCCATTGGATCATGGGCACTTAATCCTTCTGACACTAAATATTATATTGATTATGGTGATGGTAGCCAAACTGAGCCATATACTCAGGCTCAATTGGAAGCTTCTGTTTACTATAATGCTGCAAATCCAATAGCTTCACAAAATTTTCCTATTCCTCACAAATTCACAAAAGCTAACTGTGACAGAGGTGGTAGTACTGTAACCCTGATTATAAGAACAAGTTGTGGGCAAACTGAACTTAGTGCCGGAACTATAAAAATATTAGATGTTCCGGTAATAAGCTATACGGTACCTAAGGTCGCTTGTGTTAACAAAGGTGTATCTTTCAGCAATTCGACCTATGCAGGTTATACTAATGGCTGTAGTACTGTCAATGTTTATACTTGGGATTTTGGAGATGGAACACCAGTATCCAGAGAGGTTAATCCGTATCACGTATATACAAAACCGGGAAAATATAAAGTTACCCTGAGTGCAACTACACCATGTGGGGCAGGTATCACTCCTCCTCCTCAAGAAATATGTGTTGAACCTGTATTGCAGCCTGATTTTACTTTTGGTAATGCCTGTGCTAACAATACTATTCAAGTGACCAATACAACTGACACAAGTTTAATTTGTGGCGCAGAAAATTATTCCTGGGAGGTTTATAATTATGTTCCTGGATTCTGTGGTAAAGAGACATTCCCGGGATCGCAAAGAGGACAATGGGATTATGCTCCCGGCTATAACTCATCATCAAAAAATCCGGTTTTCATTTTTGCGACACCAGGTACTTATTATTTAAGACTATCAACCTGGAACTCATGTAGTATCTATCCCCAAACCAAAGAAAAAATAATAGAGGTAAAAAAGAAACCTGTTATTTCCATAAAACCAATTTCAGATTTTTGTAAAACGGCAACGATTTACCCTGAAGGAAAAGTAGAAGAAACCTGTTCTCCTGCTTCAGAAATAACATACGAATGGAGTTTCCCTGGAGGTACACCTTCAAGTTCTACGTTACTTAATCCTGGCCCTATCAATTATACCAAAACAGGTAATTATGAAGCCATTTTTAAGGTTACAAATAGTTGTGGTACAGAAACAAAGAGTACAAGATTCTCTGTAGATATGGTTCTTTCTCCTGTTATAACTCCTAAAACAGCAAAAATATGCAGTGGTAATTCTTTTCAAGTTACACCTGTAAGCAACGGCACAACCGATAATGTCCCCTCAGGAACTACTTATGTATGGTCTAATCCAATAGTTTCTCCTCCGGGTGCAATAAGTGGTGCGAGTGCGCAATCGAGTCCTAGAACAAGTATTAGTCAGACATTAATAAACAATACAGCTAGTCCGGCAACAGTAACGTATACTGTGTCGCCAATATCGACTTCATGCCCTGGGCCTGATTTTACAGTTACCGTTACGGTAGAACCAACAATAAAAGTAGTTCAGACTATAAAAAATGGCAAATGTTATGGGTCAAATGACGGGAGTATCAGCATAGCTGTAAGTGGAGGAACACCTTATGCAACAGGAACCCCCTACATAATATCCTGGACAAGTCCTAACGGATTTACGAGTTCAGATCAGGATATCTCTAATTTAAAAGCGGGTACCTATTATTTATCAATCAGAGATAATGGAGGCTGTCCTTTTACTACTTCATATTATGTCTCAGAGCCGGGAGAATTTAGAATTACAGGCGAAAGTAAAAATGACATCACCTGTTTTGGATTAAAAAACGGAACTATCAATACTTCTGTAACCGGCGGTACACCTCCTTACAATTTTGTCTGGACAAAAGATGGAAGTCCTTATCCCGGTAATTCCGGAAACCTGAATAATCTGGAAAAAGGAGTTTATCAGGTAAAAATAACGGAAGCCAATAATTGTGGTGGGCTTACAGGACAAAGTTTTACCATTATCGAGCCACCATTACTGGAAGTAAAATGGGAAAGCCAGGTTGATGTTTTATGCTACGGATATAATACTGGTGAAATTAATGTAAGTTCATCAGGAGGAAGACTTCCTCATCGTTACAGCTGGACAGGACCAAACGGATTTAGAAGTAATCTTCAAAATTTAAAGAACCTGTATGCCGGTACATATAATTTAACGGTTACAGATAATTCAGGTTGTACTGTTCCTCTGAAAGTAGAAATACTTCAAAATCCTGAAATTAAATTAAACTACTCTGTTACTCATTTAACTTGTTACAGCGTTAGGGATGGAGTTATAAAAATTAATTCTATCACAGGAGGAGTACCTTTTGCGACTGGCGATCCGTATATTATAAAATGGAGTAATTTAGGAACCGGCATGGAGCAATCTAATTTGTCTGCAGGAAACTATTTAATTACCATTACTGATGCCTTGGGATGTCCAAAAGATTTTCCTATAACGGTTAATAATGCACCGGTATTTATGATCAATCCGGACTTTCAAAATATTTCGTGTCACGGAGCAAATGATGCACATATCCGACTTAATCTTGTTGGCGGGCAGGCACCCCTTAAACTAGAATGGAGTGATGGTTCTACAGCCGGAATTGAAAGAAACAACCTTGGTCCGGGAAGCTATAAAGTAAAAATTACCGATGCTAAATTATGTGTAATCGAGGCAGAATATATCGTTGTTGATCCGCTTGAATTAAAAATAAGAGGAGATGTTTCAAACCCGCTTGACTGCGTTAAAGCAAATACCGGCGTTATAGACCTTATTGTTACAGGAGGTACAGCCCCTTATACATATGCCTGGTCTAATGGCGCAACAACTGAAGATTTAAGCCAGCTTACTCCTGACAACTACACTGTTACAGTAACAGACTCAAGAGGCTGTAAAAAGTCAGACACCTTTAAAATTATCCGATTTGAACAGCTTACCCCTACAATTGAAGTTTTAACTGATTTTAATTGTGATACCCGATTTGTAGATCAGACATTCGTAGGACATGTAAAAGGTGGAATTCCGCCTTATACTTTAAAATGGTCAGACGGAGTTGTTTCCGGTGTTAATGGCGAAATAATGAAAACCGATAATAAAGGATTAATCATTTTTACCGTGACCGATAGTTTTGGCTGTACTATGAATGCAAATCATAATGTGGTTAAACCTGTTTTAGGTGTCGCAAATTTCTCTACAAGCTCTTACGGAAAAGAGATGTTTGATCTTTATTCTATTTATGATCCGGTTAAATTTACAAATCAGGCCACAGGAGATTTCACAAGTACATCATGGGATTTTGGAGACGGTAATTTCTCAACAGAAACAAGTCCGGAGCACATTTATACCAGAGAAGGGACCTACACCATCAAACAAGTTGTGAACTATCCTTTTGGATGCCAGTATTCTTATGAAACCAGTATTCTTGTAGAAAAAGGATACAAGCTCGTTATGCCAAATGCCTTTACGCCTAACAATGACGGAATCAACGATTCTTTTGCACCTGTATTTCAGGGACTGAACAACGTTACTCTGGATATTTATGATACTTGGGGAGGTATTATTTATACAGAAAGCGGAGTAAACATTCATGGATGGCGTGGAAAAATTAAAGATCTGGATGCTGAAAACGGCAATTACTATTACAGGATAACGGCCAAAACGTTCTACAACCACACCGTAACAGAAAAAGGATCATTAACATTAATTAAATAA
- a CDS encoding PorP/SprF family type IX secretion system membrane protein: MRLRLLFVILITCCFYTKTRAQDPIFTQYFLVPETLNAGFTGFMETTYAGIIHREQWPELDLSVDTDYAFVNTWSDKLNSGIGLNVLNQRENASKYNFTQINANYAYRVRINDTWTFRPGIEAGFGLKSFAFGNLLLEDQINIGGSNNATSIDPLLANDRITFFDVSAGMVFNTDDLWIGLSMKHLNRPNIALSANGNLPLNTFFSLSSGYEFLVADYIDVLFFPYETKMFFTSNYMQQGRYNRFDLGASILFEKMFFGTTFVTNPAKNGMNNELLTSVNFFTGLQYEHLRLGLSYDLNTTKIGRTGGVYELSLTYQFDLSRKCFGCPNYGDN; this comes from the coding sequence ATGAGATTAAGATTATTATTTGTTATACTGATAACATGTTGCTTTTACACCAAAACAAGAGCACAGGATCCTATTTTTACACAATATTTTTTAGTTCCCGAAACCCTAAATGCTGGTTTCACAGGTTTTATGGAAACTACCTACGCAGGAATTATTCATCGTGAGCAATGGCCTGAATTAGACCTAAGCGTTGATACTGATTATGCATTTGTAAATACCTGGAGTGACAAACTTAACAGTGGAATTGGCTTAAATGTTTTAAATCAAAGAGAAAACGCTTCCAAATATAATTTTACACAAATCAATGCCAATTATGCCTACAGGGTAAGAATAAATGATACCTGGACATTCAGACCGGGTATAGAAGCTGGTTTTGGTTTAAAATCATTTGCCTTTGGAAATTTATTACTGGAAGATCAGATTAATATAGGCGGTTCAAACAATGCAACTTCTATTGATCCACTGCTAGCTAATGACAGGATTACTTTTTTTGATGTATCTGCTGGAATGGTTTTCAATACAGATGATCTTTGGATTGGTCTTTCGATGAAACACCTCAACAGACCAAATATTGCCCTGAGTGCAAATGGAAACCTACCATTAAATACTTTTTTCTCGCTAAGCAGCGGATATGAATTTCTGGTAGCAGATTATATTGATGTATTGTTTTTTCCGTATGAAACTAAAATGTTTTTTACTTCAAACTACATGCAGCAAGGACGCTATAACCGATTTGATTTAGGTGCTTCAATCTTATTCGAAAAAATGTTTTTTGGAACAACATTCGTTACCAATCCTGCTAAAAACGGAATGAACAATGAATTACTAACCTCAGTCAATTTTTTCACAGGATTGCAATACGAACATTTACGATTAGGACTTTCATATGACCTTAATACTACCAAAATAGGAAGAACCGGAGGCGTTTATGAGCTTTCCTTAACCTATCAGTTTGATTTGTCACGAAAATGTTTCGGATGCCCAAATTACGGGGATAATTAA